One genomic region from Leptospira tipperaryensis encodes:
- a CDS encoding c-di-GMP phosphodiesterase, which produces MSINSHSVNKELLEKFEFTSDVIKSFVSQSEIPVDFYNKNGQILIHKKSDASEEDITRLQKFESQGIFFLISEKDKIVKNKKPDSIHGREVSFTKLINTDLTIALAREASDLLEELKHFPLNNNHIRKVQKGIDDILVDFKSSSDMELGLVNVIEVMRQAGVRADSEIMTKRTVISMAMKLRGMKALNKAENDLQKTKQLNVMLASYMVDIGKSRMKLPNHSNLRPEEFDYIKNHPIISYLMIGNLTGIDSEVKSAVLNSHRTFRGEGLNNNYPSTNMLIRKLTEYLQKYKDDKTKQTLIEDIQRQIHHLLNSTYTDEDPGIISIAGEFASLSSEQEWRPAYDALTSMKLILNNSFFSYNEKIVRDFFDLMALSLCENQSVLNPGDYIIVVSMDSQRKVHFETCVIKEIYRHQTRPLLERIGTIRPLITNKGKIKIEGYDPHSFREDKRKAVFNLNNSMDPRRVIYIIDPELEPNLFEKVDQNFRGTAPRSVA; this is translated from the coding sequence ATGAGCATTAACTCACATTCTGTTAACAAGGAACTCCTGGAGAAGTTTGAATTCACTTCGGACGTAATTAAGAGTTTTGTAAGTCAGAGCGAAATCCCAGTAGATTTTTATAATAAGAATGGTCAGATTCTAATTCACAAGAAGTCGGACGCTTCCGAAGAAGACATTACTAGACTTCAAAAATTCGAAAGTCAGGGAATCTTTTTTCTTATATCAGAAAAAGATAAAATAGTTAAGAATAAAAAACCGGACTCTATCCACGGCCGTGAAGTTTCCTTTACGAAACTGATCAATACCGATCTTACCATCGCTCTTGCCAGGGAAGCTTCCGATCTTTTAGAAGAACTAAAACATTTTCCTTTAAACAACAATCACATTCGAAAAGTACAAAAAGGAATCGATGATATCCTTGTGGATTTTAAATCGAGTTCCGACATGGAACTCGGACTTGTCAACGTCATCGAAGTGATGAGACAGGCCGGGGTAAGAGCGGATTCTGAAATCATGACAAAAAGAACAGTGATTTCTATGGCGATGAAACTTCGCGGAATGAAAGCTTTGAACAAAGCGGAAAACGATCTTCAAAAAACAAAACAATTGAACGTTATGCTCGCTTCCTACATGGTCGATATCGGAAAGTCCAGAATGAAACTTCCGAATCATTCCAATCTCAGACCGGAAGAATTCGATTATATCAAAAATCATCCGATTATCAGTTATCTTATGATCGGAAATCTGACTGGAATCGATTCCGAAGTTAAGTCCGCTGTTCTCAACAGTCATAGAACTTTTAGGGGAGAAGGTCTGAATAACAATTATCCTTCTACCAACATGTTGATTCGGAAATTGACCGAGTATCTTCAGAAATACAAAGACGATAAAACGAAACAAACTCTCATCGAAGATATTCAGAGACAAATTCATCATTTGTTAAATAGTACTTATACGGACGAAGATCCGGGAATCATTTCCATCGCGGGAGAATTTGCTTCTCTCAGTTCCGAACAGGAATGGCGTCCCGCTTACGACGCGCTCACTTCGATGAAGCTCATTTTGAATAATAGTTTCTTTTCTTATAACGAAAAGATCGTTCGAGACTTTTTCGATTTAATGGCGCTGAGTCTTTGCGAAAATCAGAGCGTTCTGAACCCGGGGGATTATATCATCGTTGTTTCAATGGATTCTCAGAGAAAGGTGCATTTTGAAACCTGTGTCATCAAAGAAATCTACAGACACCAAACAAGACCGCTTTTGGAAAGAATCGGAACGATCCGCCCGTTGATTACCAACAAAGGAAAGATCAAGATCGAAGGATACGATCCACATTCTTTCCGCGAGGATAAGAGAAAGGCAGTTTTTAATCTGAACAACAGTATGGATCCGAGAAGAGTGATCTACATTATCGATCCTGAATTAGAACCGAATCTTTTTGAGAAGGTCGACCAGAATTTTAGAGGAACCGCTCCTCGTTCCGTCGCCTGA
- the aroC gene encoding chorismate synthase, whose protein sequence is MPSSWGKIFKVSTFGESHGESVGVVVEGVPAGIPIRLEEIQKDLNRRRPGQSNLTTPRDEADTVRVVSGVFEGKTIGAPIALIVNNQNTISKDYENLRTTFRPSHADYTYQVKYGFRAHVGGGRSSVRETIGRVAAAAIARMILKDDLGIETVAWVDSIGPVQSKIGENYPKSREEVDQNEVRCPETSSADAMRDLILKMKEAGDSVGGTIKCVSYNLPPGLGDPVYDKLDGDLAKAILSIPACKGFEVGSGFSGTLLTGSAHNDEFYVEEGTGRVRTKTNNSGGLQGGISNGEELIIRAAFKPTSTIFKKQNTVTLKGEETTLEAKGRHDPCVLPRAVPIIEAVVNLVLVDAYLYQRAMNPLWFQKWAKIPDYYNDLEL, encoded by the coding sequence ATGCCTTCAAGTTGGGGAAAAATTTTTAAAGTCAGTACGTTTGGAGAATCTCACGGCGAGTCCGTGGGAGTTGTTGTCGAAGGAGTTCCTGCGGGAATCCCCATTCGTTTAGAAGAAATTCAAAAAGACTTAAACCGAAGAAGACCCGGACAAAGCAATTTGACAACACCTCGGGACGAAGCCGATACGGTTCGCGTTGTCTCCGGCGTTTTCGAAGGGAAAACAATCGGAGCTCCGATTGCGTTGATCGTTAACAATCAAAATACGATTTCGAAAGATTACGAAAATTTAAGAACCACATTTCGACCATCTCACGCAGATTATACATACCAAGTAAAATACGGTTTTCGCGCTCACGTCGGCGGAGGTCGTTCTTCCGTCAGAGAAACGATCGGAAGAGTGGCGGCCGCCGCGATCGCAAGAATGATACTCAAGGACGATTTAGGAATCGAGACCGTGGCTTGGGTTGATTCGATCGGACCCGTTCAATCTAAGATCGGTGAGAATTATCCTAAGTCGAGAGAAGAAGTCGATCAAAACGAAGTTCGTTGTCCTGAAACGTCCAGCGCCGATGCGATGCGAGACTTGATTCTTAAAATGAAAGAAGCCGGAGACAGCGTCGGAGGAACGATCAAATGTGTTTCCTACAACCTTCCGCCCGGTTTAGGCGATCCCGTTTACGATAAATTGGACGGAGATCTTGCAAAAGCAATTCTTTCGATTCCCGCGTGCAAAGGATTTGAAGTGGGTTCGGGATTTTCGGGAACACTTCTTACGGGAAGCGCGCATAACGATGAATTTTATGTCGAAGAAGGGACCGGACGCGTTCGAACCAAAACCAATAATTCCGGCGGACTTCAAGGCGGAATTTCGAACGGAGAAGAGCTCATAATCCGAGCTGCGTTCAAGCCTACTTCTACGATTTTTAAAAAGCAGAATACGGTAACTCTTAAGGGAGAAGAAACCACTTTAGAAGCAAAGGGTCGTCACGATCCTTGCGTCCTTCCAAGAGCGGTTCCTATCATCGAGGCCGTCGTAAACTTAGTTCTTGTAGACGCCTATCTCTATCAAAGAGCGATGAACCCGCTTTGGTTTCAAAAATGGGCGAAAATTCCGGATTATTACAACGACTTAGAACTTTAA
- a CDS encoding 2Fe-2S iron-sulfur cluster-binding protein, whose amino-acid sequence MVKIKIDGIEHEVDEKKNLISAAKDVGIEIPFFCYHPKLSIVGMCRMCLIEIEGVPRLQAACNTKVTEGLSIFTKNDRIKEAREGTMEFLLANHPLDCPVCDKAGECQLQDNAFKEGKGNSRFTLEKRNVPQEEIGSNLIINHNRCIVCYRCVRFEEEIVGESNLGLFERGYHSIIGLAKNEPIHHNFQGALADICPTGALLNNKTLFKSRVWWYKNAESICHGCSTGCNITTNVRDNKMYRYMPRIDEEKDMYFLCDKGRFDIDWLNENRLSAYYQEGKSSESGVVLPAIAEKIIQANQIAILGGGSESNENLKSILQSAGSFGKSVVLEVRVDSAQSKPPEQKDFLMTTDLRPNTRGGVDAGFISSQGIESIRNSIESGAIDLVFVIKENLKDVLPSISSKTTVVLLNTNLTSDLSGVAYGVPIQTFAEQAGSFTNKNGLNQRFQKAMDPLKGLLSSGSVFQRLAELVKELSSSPKEVSSIGNR is encoded by the coding sequence ATGGTAAAAATCAAAATCGACGGAATCGAGCACGAGGTAGATGAAAAGAAAAATCTTATCTCCGCTGCGAAAGACGTCGGAATAGAAATTCCTTTCTTCTGCTATCACCCAAAACTTTCCATCGTAGGTATGTGTAGAATGTGCCTCATCGAAATCGAAGGGGTTCCAAGACTTCAAGCTGCCTGCAATACCAAGGTCACGGAAGGCCTTTCCATATTTACTAAGAATGATCGAATCAAAGAAGCCCGCGAAGGAACGATGGAGTTTCTCCTCGCAAATCACCCTTTGGATTGTCCCGTATGCGACAAAGCCGGGGAATGTCAACTTCAGGACAACGCATTCAAAGAAGGAAAAGGAAATTCCCGTTTTACATTAGAAAAAAGGAATGTGCCTCAGGAAGAAATCGGATCCAATCTTATCATCAATCACAATCGTTGTATCGTTTGTTATCGTTGTGTTCGGTTTGAAGAAGAGATCGTAGGAGAATCCAATCTCGGACTTTTTGAAAGGGGATATCATTCGATCATCGGTCTCGCGAAGAATGAACCGATTCATCATAATTTTCAAGGCGCACTCGCGGATATCTGTCCGACCGGAGCCCTTCTTAACAACAAGACATTATTCAAATCGAGAGTTTGGTGGTATAAGAACGCCGAATCCATCTGTCACGGCTGTAGTACGGGATGTAATATCACGACAAACGTAAGAGACAACAAGATGTATCGTTATATGCCTCGTATCGACGAGGAAAAGGATATGTATTTTCTCTGCGACAAAGGCCGCTTTGATATCGATTGGCTGAATGAAAACCGTCTCTCCGCATATTATCAGGAAGGAAAATCTTCGGAAAGCGGTGTTGTTTTACCGGCGATCGCGGAAAAAATCATACAAGCGAATCAAATTGCGATCTTAGGCGGCGGGTCCGAATCCAATGAGAATTTAAAATCGATTTTGCAGAGCGCAGGATCCTTTGGAAAATCCGTAGTTTTGGAAGTTCGAGTGGATTCCGCTCAATCAAAACCGCCGGAACAAAAAGATTTCCTCATGACCACCGATTTAAGACCAAACACAAGAGGCGGAGTGGACGCGGGATTTATCTCGTCACAGGGAATCGAATCGATACGCAACTCCATAGAATCGGGAGCGATCGATCTTGTTTTCGTAATTAAGGAAAATCTAAAGGATGTTCTTCCGTCTATTTCTTCTAAGACTACCGTTGTTTTGTTGAATACGAATTTGACTTCGGATCTTTCGGGCGTCGCTTACGGAGTTCCGATCCAAACCTTTGCAGAACAAGCGGGTTCCTTTACCAATAAGAATGGATTGAATCAACGTTTTCAAAAAGCGATGGATCCGCTTAAAGGGCTGTTGAGTTCCGGATCCGTATTTCAAAGGCTCGCCGAATTAGTAAAAGAATTGTCTTCTTCTCCGAAGGAGGTTAGCTCAATTGGGAACCGTTAA
- a CDS encoding NuoI/complex I 23 kDa subunit family protein: MGTVNVIHVASRHKLTWYEKFYFYSIGKGLWITLKHFIKATILRGTVTIEFPEKRRKYSTRFRGMHTMKRDEQGRERCTSCFCCMWICPADAIYIEAAEVTPEIQHLHPEDKFAKKFEINLLRCIFCGLCEEACPKGAIYLDGPAEMAADNREDLILTKERMMQKVGGPIIGERI; the protein is encoded by the coding sequence TTGGGAACCGTTAATGTAATACATGTCGCGAGTCGGCATAAACTCACCTGGTATGAAAAATTCTATTTTTATTCCATCGGGAAAGGACTTTGGATCACCCTCAAACATTTTATCAAAGCTACGATTCTGAGAGGAACCGTAACGATAGAATTTCCCGAGAAGAGAAGAAAGTATTCTACTCGTTTTCGCGGAATGCATACGATGAAACGCGACGAACAGGGTAGAGAGAGATGTACGAGTTGTTTTTGTTGTATGTGGATTTGTCCGGCAGATGCGATTTATATCGAAGCGGCGGAAGTAACTCCGGAAATTCAGCATCTTCATCCCGAAGATAAGTTCGCCAAAAAGTTTGAGATCAATTTGTTACGTTGTATTTTTTGCGGATTGTGCGAAGAAGCCTGTCCGAAAGGCGCTATTTACTTGGATGGTCCGGCCGAGATGGCCGCAGATAACCGGGAAGATTTGATTCTTACAAAAGAAAGAATGATGCAAAAAGTAGGCGGGCCGATTATAGGAGAAAGAATCTAA
- a CDS encoding DUF433 domain-containing protein — translation MSNDEFTSIEMIPGYLGGKPFIKGTGVRVLEILDLLLSGMSRKGILREYPGISNDDIDASVAYLEAKLEIARQNEYLKQKVG, via the coding sequence ATGAGTAACGACGAGTTTACTTCGATTGAAATGATTCCCGGATATTTGGGCGGAAAACCCTTTATCAAAGGAACTGGGGTTCGTGTTTTAGAAATACTGGATTTGCTCTTATCGGGAATGTCGAGAAAGGGAATTCTTCGCGAATATCCCGGAATCTCAAATGACGACATTGACGCTTCCGTTGCCTACCTGGAAGCAAAGCTGGAAATCGCCAGGCAAAACGAATATTTAAAGCAGAAAGTAGGTTAA
- a CDS encoding RNA polymerase sigma factor: MVQSDSTDFSTLYEENHRTVYHFLLKISGDPEVSEDLTQEAFLKAFTFFAKFDPKIASFSTWTCSIAKNLYFKHYNKQKKEFGNLSIGDLVIDIEVNPEIPENLEKAFLEKAIKDSIESLPEPEKSIILFKELERKTLKETALALGISERTVSRRLISAVSLLREKMESQGLQF; this comes from the coding sequence ATGGTTCAATCCGATTCTACAGATTTTTCAACACTATACGAAGAAAACCATCGGACGGTTTACCATTTTCTTCTCAAAATATCCGGCGACCCGGAAGTTTCCGAAGATCTAACGCAAGAAGCCTTTCTGAAAGCGTTCACATTCTTCGCGAAGTTTGATCCAAAGATCGCTTCCTTTAGCACTTGGACTTGTTCCATTGCAAAAAACTTGTATTTCAAGCATTATAATAAGCAGAAAAAGGAATTTGGAAATCTTAGCATCGGTGATCTGGTCATAGATATAGAAGTTAATCCTGAAATTCCTGAAAATTTAGAGAAAGCTTTTTTAGAAAAAGCAATAAAAGATTCAATTGAGAGTCTTCCTGAACCCGAAAAGAGTATAATACTATTTAAGGAATTAGAAAGAAAGACTCTGAAAGAAACCGCGCTCGCGCTTGGAATTTCGGAAAGAACAGTCAGCAGAAGATTGATTTCAGCCGTCTCTTTATTGAGAGAAAAAATGGAAAGTCAAGGGCTACAATTCTAA
- the rsx gene encoding LIMLP_03685 family anti-sigma factor: MKLKVDNIEQFEDLLGKYLFGELNTEGKKELLDFVLKNGKARSMYQAATQTNAIVSYAFSDSKDESGSEAKKNQFGKLLEFKNSIFRSSWIVSSLAAAILLVSGISIWFGFQSDSETKLDQAFINSYGDCKIDGIASQPGANLLNRKLVSGNYSICEFQVEGAKSVAVRVLPDSEVSVTGNRKNSSVNVDRGSVLIDSINSKSVDSDGLLSILSPDVRALLVGTKVVYSRKIGESHSELDLNVLDGKVEIETGPSVAFEKTANILSEEERDFLKLNFPILFQSKKVEINRGQSLSWKGIPESGLKKIRSLEKSIEEAKAKGIKVESDFVFALSSDVQKLNGDHVFAIDQNLSKKIKNLLPSEEKDLTAKFNSMVRFPPTDLREVEKLKSLVAKLDNTPLIQILKDKNQPDIERVIYFKDGSKVKGFVYQHDSFYILLKTDGNLLFPIDAVDSIDFE; the protein is encoded by the coding sequence ATGAAGTTAAAAGTTGATAACATAGAACAATTCGAAGACCTACTGGGGAAATATCTCTTTGGCGAATTGAATACGGAAGGTAAAAAAGAATTACTCGATTTCGTACTCAAAAACGGCAAGGCCCGTTCTATGTACCAAGCCGCAACTCAAACAAATGCAATCGTATCTTATGCCTTTTCAGATTCGAAAGACGAAAGCGGATCTGAAGCTAAAAAAAATCAATTCGGTAAACTATTAGAATTTAAGAATTCGATTTTTCGGTCCAGTTGGATCGTTTCCAGTTTGGCCGCAGCTATTCTTCTTGTTTCCGGGATTTCGATCTGGTTTGGTTTTCAGTCCGATTCAGAGACAAAATTAGACCAAGCATTTATAAATTCTTATGGAGATTGCAAAATCGACGGAATCGCTTCTCAACCGGGAGCGAATCTTTTAAATCGGAAATTGGTTTCCGGTAACTATTCCATTTGCGAGTTTCAAGTTGAAGGAGCTAAGAGCGTAGCGGTTCGCGTTCTTCCGGATTCGGAAGTTTCGGTAACGGGAAATCGAAAAAATTCTTCCGTAAACGTAGATCGAGGATCGGTTCTTATCGATTCGATAAATAGCAAGTCTGTAGATTCCGACGGATTGCTCTCCATTCTTTCTCCGGATGTGCGTGCCCTTTTGGTCGGCACGAAAGTCGTTTATTCTCGAAAAATCGGAGAATCTCATTCGGAACTGGATCTCAATGTTCTGGATGGAAAGGTTGAAATTGAAACCGGACCTTCGGTTGCTTTTGAGAAAACCGCAAACATTCTGAGTGAGGAAGAACGAGATTTTTTAAAACTCAATTTTCCGATTCTATTCCAAAGTAAAAAAGTTGAAATCAATCGGGGCCAATCTTTATCTTGGAAGGGAATTCCCGAATCCGGTCTTAAGAAAATTCGATCTCTGGAAAAGAGCATTGAAGAGGCAAAAGCAAAAGGAATCAAAGTCGAAAGTGATTTCGTTTTTGCGCTTTCCTCGGACGTTCAAAAATTAAACGGAGATCATGTCTTTGCGATCGATCAGAATCTTAGTAAGAAGATTAAAAATCTTCTTCCAAGCGAAGAAAAAGATCTTACCGCTAAATTCAATTCTATGGTTCGTTTTCCTCCCACTGATTTAAGGGAAGTCGAAAAACTCAAGTCCCTGGTTGCTAAGTTGGACAATACTCCTTTGATTCAAATTCTAAAAGATAAGAATCAGCCGGATATAGAAAGAGTTATCTATTTCAAAGACGGTTCTAAAGTAAAAGGTTTTGTTTATCAACACGATAGCTTTTATATTCTTTTGAAAACGGATGGAAATCTATTGTTCCCGATTGATGCCGTCGATTCGATCGATTTCGAATAG
- a CDS encoding DsbA family oxidoreductase codes for METKISIYSDVVCPWCYIGKKRLEDAIELRKKSHPDDKIEIEWKAFQLNPDLAPEGEDRVLHMSRKFGSLDRVQMMVQRVADIALAEGLPFSTEQQGHQPNTFLLHALIRRAKDKGKASALAEIFFKNFFAEGKNLSDDAVVLESLKQAGLDEEDLNYVRENESLLKEVQDEELRGRQLGVSGVPFFVFNEKYAVSGAQESNLFLQLFDQLEKEAQ; via the coding sequence TTGGAAACTAAAATTTCAATTTATTCGGACGTAGTTTGTCCTTGGTGTTATATCGGAAAAAAAAGGTTAGAAGACGCGATCGAGCTTCGTAAAAAGTCTCACCCAGATGATAAGATTGAGATAGAATGGAAAGCGTTTCAACTCAATCCGGATCTCGCACCTGAAGGGGAAGATAGAGTTCTTCATATGAGTCGTAAGTTCGGTTCTTTGGATCGTGTCCAGATGATGGTTCAAAGAGTCGCGGACATCGCTCTTGCGGAAGGTCTTCCTTTTTCTACGGAACAACAAGGTCATCAGCCGAACACATTCTTATTACACGCTCTCATTCGAAGGGCGAAGGACAAAGGAAAGGCGTCGGCTCTCGCTGAAATCTTTTTCAAAAATTTCTTTGCTGAAGGTAAGAATCTCTCGGACGACGCTGTGGTCCTGGAAAGTTTGAAACAGGCAGGTTTGGACGAAGAAGACTTAAACTATGTAAGAGAAAACGAATCTCTTTTGAAAGAAGTTCAAGATGAAGAATTGAGAGGAAGACAATTGGGAGTTTCCGGAGTTCCATTTTTTGTCTTTAACGAAAAATACGCGGTCTCCGGCGCGCAGGAATCCAATCTTTTTTTACAACTTTTTGATCAACTTGAAAAGGAAGCCCAATAA